AATATGGGCCAACGTAAATTTTTCATCTAGTGGAATTTTTCCTAAATGCACCACATCATAGCCATTGGTGATAATGGCAATCGGTTTATCTGTTTTGGTTTCAAATTCTTTACGCGTCGTTTTACTCGTTACAATCAACTGATCCGCTGTATTCAACACGTCGCGTTCTAGGGCAATATGTTTTTCCTTTGCTTGATCTGATAGTTTAAGTTCCTTATGATAACCTATTGTTGTCCAAGGATCTCTAAAATCAGCAAACCATTTAATATTCAGTTTCTTCTTCAAAGCCAATCCAATCAAGTGTACACTATGAGGAGGTCCTGTCGTAATGATGGTATCAATATCAGGATGCTGTTTTAAGTAGTCTTTTAGATATGCCACTGAAGGCTTAACCCAACCAATACGCGCATCTGGAATAAACATATTCCCTCTAATCCACAACAGCAATTTATCCCATTTTGATTGATTGCGAACTTGGGGAATCATACCTGAGCTCATTGTTTGTGCTCGTTGTCCCGCCAATTTCTTTGCTAATCCATAAGGCTCTTTGATTTTATGTCGAAGAATCGTAATCGAAGGATCAACTTCTTGTTCTAGCTGCGTATCAATCAACGGATAATTAGCTCCATCTGGTACATACACAATGGGTTCTATATTAAAATCTGGGAGATACTTGACAAATTTCAGCCAACGTTGTACCCCTGGGCCACCTGCTGGAGGCCAATAATAACAGATAATTAATACTTTCTTCTTTTCTTTTTTCATTTCCATTTTATCTCCTACATCCTAATTTATTCTTCTTTTCTTTTTTTCTTCATTGACCAACCTATTGCTCCAGCAGAGGCTAATAAAATCAACAGCGTACTAGCTAAGGCAATTCGACTTCCCGTTTTGACTACCTGAGGCTCAAACGTAAATTCAACCGTATGTTTCCCTTGAGGTAATTCAATTGCACGCAAGACATAATCTACAGCTAAAATAGGCACTTCCTGTCCATCAACTTTAGCTATCCATCCCTGCGGATAATAAACCTCTGAAAACACAGCCAAACCTTCATTTGTATTTTCTGCTTCATACACTAATTGATTAGCCTTATAAGATACAAGCTTAATAGAAGCTAAAGAATCAACAGTATACGTATCTTTTACTGCTTGTGTAAACGCATTCGTATTCAATACTGCTGTTGTTTTTGTGTTGAGGTCACTCAACGCTTTCATCTCCTGATCTGGAGTAGTTACTTTTTGAACAGCTGAAACAAACCAAGCATTTCCATTTGCTTCGTTGTTTAACATCGCTACACTACGTCCTTCTTCATCCGCTTGAATCACATATTTAACATTCATCATATTAAATACTGCCATCGGATTTTTACTCATTTGGTAATCCGCCAACTGCTGAATTCTTCTTGGTTTAGCTGCATGATATCCTCCTAAAGACTGATGGAAATAAGACGCTTTCGCACTATTTAATCCCCCTTGCGTATCAAATACTCTAAAGTGTGTTGGATCATTTAAAATTTGTTTATCTGCTTGTGTGATATCAAAAGGTTCTTGCATTTTTCTCGCCGCTACAAATGATTCATCATTGACGTATTTGCGATCTACCATCACTAAATCTCCCACCAATAAACACCCGATAATAACCAAAGCATACATTTCTTTCATTTTGTCTTTTGCAAATAAAAATAAAATGGCCGCTGTAGCTAAAATCAACAAGAACGAACGAATCAAATCACTCGTATACATTGCTTTTCGCTCTTCAATCAAGGCGCGAATAAACCCAGGTCCTACTTCTCCATAGGCCATGCGGTAATAGTCGTCATTTAACCCCGTGAAAGAAAGTGTTCCTTTAATTGCAAACAAGAATACCAAGATTCCACCTGCAATAAAACCAGATTTCTTCAGTGCATCAATTTGTTGTTTTTGATCCAGTTTAAAGAAGTTATAAAGTCCTAATACAGCTAGTACAGGAATACACATTTCCAAGATAACCTGAATAGAAGATACCGCTCTAAACTTGTTGTACATCGGTACAAAATCAATGAATAGATTTGTAACCACCGCAAAGTTTTTACCCCAAGATAAGATTAGTGCCATCAACGCTCCAACAAAGAAAATATACTTCAATTTGCGTTTTTCTGTAAACATACCCAAGACAAATAAGAAGAATACAACAGCTCCAATATAGGCTGGCGCAGCTACAATAGGCTGATCTCCCCAATACGTTGGTGCTTGTTTACTCATGTCTTGTGCTTGCTGTGGATTAGCTCCAATAGACGTGAAATAGCGATATACCGCATTGTCTTTTTCAAGGGCTTCATTATTAGCCCCACCCGTTAATCGAGGTGCAATTAGATTTAAACTCTCGAAAACGCCATAACTATATTCTGTAATATAATCGTAACTCATTGCATTGGAAGACGTTTTAGGAGAACCATCAGGTTCATACGTCAACTCACTTGAACTTCGTGTACTAAACTTCGTATATTCTGCAGTGGCCATAATATTGGTTGCATTTGCTCCAATGCTCAATACCGCTGCCCCTATAAGAATACCATAAGCGATACCTAAGCCTTTCCAATCTTTGGCTTTGCTATATTCATAGGTATAAGCGATGGCTACTACCAGAAGAAACAACAGCAAATAATAGGTCATTTGGAAGTGATTGGCACTGATTTCCAGCGCTGCGGCGAGAACAGTTAAGATTCCTCCAGCAACATATTTTTTTCTAAATACGAGCAACACCCCTGCAACGACCATAGGCATATAAGCAATGGCATGTGCTTTGGCATTGTGTCCCACACCTAGGATAATGATTAAGTAAGTAGAAAATCCAAACGCTAAAGATCCTATAAAAGCTTTTAACGGACGAACCCCTAAGGCCATCATTAAAGCATAAAATCCGATGAAGTAAAGAAATAAATAATCGGCAGGACGCGGTAAAAATCGAATCGCTGTATCTAAATGCTTAACGAAGTTATAGGGATACTTGGCTCCCAACTGATAGGTTGGCATTCCACCAAATGCGCTATTGGTCCAATAAGGTTCTTCGTTAAATTCGGCTCTGAAATTATTCTGTTCTTTAGCCATTCCAGTATATTGTACAATATCAGACTGATATATGACTTTATTTTGTAATACTGGTGAAAAATAGAGTAAAGCTACTACGATAAAACCGACCAACACCAAGAGATGTGGTACATACTTTTTTACTGCATTCATGCTATAAAATTACTTTGCGAGGTTTGAATTCTGTTCAATTAGCTAAAGTAAGTAATTTTAAGATTAGATGGATGCTTTTGTTTTTGGCTTTTTTTGTTTTTTTATGAGTCGCTTTTTATTAACTGTAAGCCCCTCTCCTATTTTTGTTCTATTTAGCAACTAACTTCTCCCAAAGAAATTGCGTTCACTACTCAACATATATTCCTTGGATTGGTATTGTTTTTTGCTTTTATATGATCAAATCGAATTATTTATATAAAAAAACGTATATAACTAGACGAATACATATTGAAAACAAAGTTGAAGAATCTTGTGTCATTATTTCGGTTTGATTCTTGTTGTGGTGTATCAAAAAGCATGAACCAACAAAACTCTTCCCTTTCTTCATCTCTTAGCTCTGAATTTATTGTCTTATTATGAAATACATAATTCTACCCCTATGGTTGCTTATTTGTTATTCATTACTGAATTGCAACAAACAAAATCAAGAACCAATAGCACAAGAACAAATATTAACACAACCTAAAAGGGATTGGCTGCATATGCCTCAATACAAAGTAGAAGGAATCATTGAAGTTATGGAAGGACGAACGGAAGAAAATCAAAAATTATTAGAAAGTATTTATGATCTTAATCTAGGTTTACCTGAAGATCAGGAATTTATTGAAGAAGATTATAAAATGGAAGAAATAAACTTGATGAATCATCTATATTATTTGGGGTTAAAATCTTTTGGATTTCAATTTCCAAGTGAAGAAATTTTTGCTCAACAGATTATGAAAATTTTTAACGTAGATATCTATGCTGATTATTCAAGTAATTCCAAAATAAAAAAAATAGAAAATTTTCTAATACTATCACCTAAAGTATACATGCAGGATAGATATGATAAAGTTCCGTTACTGTATTTTACCTATGGAAATTATATTTTTGATTTAGAACATAGATATTTCTTTAGTTTTAGCCCTGGTTATGTGGAAAAACATTTAGATGATTATGACAAAGAGTATTATGCATATAACGTAAATTCTTATGATCTTGCATATAATAATTATATTTTTCACAACAGTCGAGCTGCACTAATTAAAGTATATGATTTTTTACCTTATGAATTTGTGAAAGATTTTGGTTATGAAGGGTTTTCTCAGGAGTGCCATGATATATACCAAAGAATCCAAACAAAATACATGGAGGAATACAAAAAGATGAGTGAACTTTCACGTGAAGGCTGGGATTATCGCATGTATGATCGTCTATTCTTTTCTCGCGGATTTGACGGAAAACTAATTGTAAAGAAAAAAATGTTAGCTGCGGCTGTGGAATTAGCCAAAGAAGATGAAGCTTATATTCGAGTGCCTTTGAATTACTATTTTATTCAAATGACAACAAAGTATATTCCAAACGAATATGCTGCAGATTACAGCGAAGTACATAACTATTTGACAGAACGAGAGCCTTTTTACACACCCGAAGAACGTGCTATGATTTGGGTGTATACTTCTCTTTTAGAATTACATCTCCCACCGAGCGAAACAAAGATTTCTCCTTACACTTTTATTGGTATTGCCCTAAACTATCCTGAACTATATGAAGTAGCAAAGGCACATGATTTTTTTGGAGAAGATATGTCAGAAGTGATCGAGCAGATAGATAATATGACAATTAACCGTCCTCTTTAAACACTTTAAACAAACAAAAGAGCTAATTGACAAAAGAGTGTTGCTAAACAAAGTAGGGCTTATTTTTAGTCCAAACCACCCTTATACTTTATCCATGAATCTAAATCTGAGGCACTCTCCTATTGATACTACTTGCCTCTCCCATAAACAAACAACATAAAAAAAGCTCCTACAAAAGGAGCTTTACGTTATTTTTTTTCAATCTCTTCAAAATCAATATACTCGCCAACTACTTTGGTCGAACGTGGAAATTTCCCCTTCCCTTCTGACGATATTTTTGTATGGAGTAGCTCTCCTTTAAATGGTCATTGTGGCATTGTATATGAATATAATAAAGCGAATGGAATAGTTACAATATTAGAAGCTTTAACAAAAAGTGCAGATATGGACACCCATGTAAACACAAAATTTCCTTATTTGAATGATACTGAAAAATCTAAAATCAAAGAATTAGGAACCGATAATAATCATAGTCGAGTGTCTTATTATTTACTAAAAGGCAAAGCCTTACAAGGACATATAGGATGGATTGGTTATTATCGTCCAAAAGGGTATAGTAAAAAATTAAAATAAAAAATGATGACAAAAAACATAGCATTTTTACTATTGAGTTTGAGTTTATTTACTTGTAGAGAACAACAAACATCATCAGATCAAATTGAATTAGAGTTAAAAGAAGAAAAAAATAAAGAGTTAAAAAAAGAGAAGATTCATTGGCAAGATTTACCTCAATATGTGGCTAGTGAAGATTCATTATTTAGAGAAGTTATGAAAGGAAGAGAAACAAAATATCAAGAAGCCATGGAACGAATAGAATATGCAGGATTAAACGAACCACCCGCTTATGGGTATGAAGAATCTGAATATCGTCTGAGTGATCTCAATTTATTAAATGAGTTATATTATGAAGGATTAAAGAATCATGGTTTCCAATTTCCAGATGAATTGACTTTTTCTCAAGGCATACAGGAAGTATTTGGTGTTAATATCTATGAAGATCAATCCAACAATCCAAGAGTTACAGTCATTGGTGATTTTTTAATTTTCTCTCCCAAGTTACATACTAATGATTTATATGAGAAAGTTCCCTTTATTCGATTTTCCTATCCAAATTTTATATTTAATCTAAAAAACAGATACTACATTGATGGTATAAAGACTATTCTGGAAAAAAAAGATGATTTTGGAGAATCCTACTATATTTACATTATTAGCAATCTAGATATATCTAGTAACAATTATATTTTTCACAAAAGTAAAGCTGCATTAAATTACATCTATTTTTCTTCTTTTTCTACACTGCTAGTTGAATATGCTAATTATGAAAATTTCCCATTAGATTACGAAAATCTATACCAAAGAATCCAAACAAAATACATGGAGGAATACAAAAAGATGAGTGAACTTTCACGTGAAGGCTGGGATTATCGCATGTATGATCGTCTATTCTTTTCTCGCGGATTTGACGGAAAATTAATTGTAAAGAAAAAAATGTTAGCTGCGGCTGTGGAATTAGCCAAAGAAGATGAAGCTTATATTCGAGTACCTTTGAATTACTATTTTATTCAAATGACAACAAAGTATATTCCAAACGAATATGCTGCAGATTACAGCGAAGTACATAACTATTTGACAGAACGAGAGCCTTTTTACACACCCGAAGAACGTGCTATGATTTGGGTGTATACTTCTCTTTTAGAATTACATCTCCCACCGAGCGAAACAAAGATTTCTCCTTACACTTTTATTGGTATTGCCCTAAACTATCCTGAACTATATGAAGTAGCAAAGGCACATGACTTTTTTGGAGAAGATATGTCAGAAGTAATCGAGCAGATAGATAGAATGACGATTAACAGTCCTCTTTAAACACTTTAAACAATACAACTAATTGACAAAAGAGTGTTAAGTTAAACAAAGTACAGCTTATTTCTAGCTCTAACCACTCCTATACCTTATCCATGAATCTAAATAGGAGGCACTCTCCTATTGATACTACTTGAAACCCCCATTAACAAACAGCATAAAAAAAGCTCCTATAAAAGGAGCTTTACATTATTTTTTTTCAATCTCTTCAAAATCAATATACTCGCCAACTACTTTGGTTGAACGTGGAAATTTGTCCTTCCCTTCTGACGATTGATTCGTATAATTAGGTTCTTCTTGAGTTGATCTATTATTTTGTTGATAAAAATCTTGCTGTTGCTGTTGAAAATTTCGTTCTACTTTTTTTGCCATTTTATAGACAAAAAGTGGAAATAAATAACGCATCGCAAATTTAAAAGCATAATAAATCACTACAATGATGACTAAGGTTCTTAAAAAACTTCCAAATGATGCTATATCCATACTTTACCTTTTTTTTCAAAAATAACATTTTTTTCCATCATCTACTGCCATCAATTCTTAAATAATTGATAAATTAAACCTAGTCTTTTTCAGCTTTCCACGCTTTATAGCCTCCAGCTAATTCAATGACATCAAATCCTGCTTCTTGCATTTTTTCAGCTGCAACTGCACTTCTCTTCCCAGATTGACAAAAGATATAAACGGGTTGTTTTTTATCCAATTGTTTGATATTTTTTGAAAAGCTTTCGTCTAAAAAATCAATATTGACGGCATTCAAAATCGTACCTTCTTTGTATTCTTTTGGCGTACGCACATCGATTAGCTGTACTTTTTTATTCGCAATTTGCGATTCAAAAGTGGTTGGATTTACTAATTCTTTCGCTTTAACTTCCTGAGCACTAACCTTAAAAAATGAAAACATTAGTAAGATAGCTGTTAAAATTATATTCTTCATCTTATTTTTAATCTAAATTTTTCTAATCAAGTGACAAATATCAGTATTATTCATTTTGATTCCTGTTACATTTGTTACAAATATACGAAAAATGGCTACCCCTCTGATACAAAAATACAACGTACCAGGACCTCGTTATACGAGTTATCCTACTGTACCCTATTGGGACGAAACAAGTTTTTCCCGTGATAAATGGTTGAAAAGCGTAAAGGAGACCTTTGATCAAACCAATGAACAAGAAGGTATTAGTCTATACATACACTTACCTTATTGCGAGAGTTTATGTACGTTTTGTGGTTGTCATAAACACATCACCAAACGCCATGACGTTGAAGTTCCTTATATCCAAGCCATACTAAAGGAATGGGAGTTGTATTGTAATATTTTAGTTGACAAACCCATCATCAAGGAAATTCACCTTGGAGGTGGAACCCCTACTTTCTTTGCTCCTGCGCACTTGCAAACCTTAATTGAAGGTATCTTATCCCGTGGAATCAAAGCAGAGGGTTATGAATTTAGTTTCGAAGGGCACCCTAATAATACCACAAGAGAACATTTACAAACTTTATATAACCTCGGTTTTCGAAGAGTTAGCTTTGGCGTACAAGATTATAATCGCGAG
The window above is part of the Myroides odoratus DSM 2801 genome. Proteins encoded here:
- a CDS encoding glycosyltransferase family 4 protein, whose protein sequence is MKKEKKKVLIICYYWPPAGGPGVQRWLKFVKYLPDFNIEPIVYVPDGANYPLIDTQLEQEVDPSITILRHKIKEPYGLAKKLAGQRAQTMSSGMIPQVRNQSKWDKLLLWIRGNMFIPDARIGWVKPSVAYLKDYLKQHPDIDTIITTGPPHSVHLIGLALKKKLNIKWFADFRDPWTTIGYHKELKLSDQAKEKHIALERDVLNTADQLIVTSKTTRKEFETKTDKPIAIITNGYDVVHLGKIPLDEKFTLAHIGSFLSNRNPRVLWKAISELRRENQAFKEAFELKLIGKISEDILHTLEEFKLLECTDNRGYVENQEALRQMRASQVLLLVEIDSDDTRAIIPGKLFEYMAAERPILAIGPEESDFFEIIQQTNVGRNALYSEKDKIREILMQYFEQYQNKQLQVHAMGLQYFGRKRLTERLVSVLGGDGK
- a CDS encoding YfhO family protein — encoded protein: MNAVKKYVPHLLVLVGFIVVALLYFSPVLQNKVIYQSDIVQYTGMAKEQNNFRAEFNEEPYWTNSAFGGMPTYQLGAKYPYNFVKHLDTAIRFLPRPADYLFLYFIGFYALMMALGVRPLKAFIGSLAFGFSTYLIIILGVGHNAKAHAIAYMPMVVAGVLLVFRKKYVAGGILTVLAAALEISANHFQMTYYLLLFLLVVAIAYTYEYSKAKDWKGLGIAYGILIGAAVLSIGANATNIMATAEYTKFSTRSSSELTYEPDGSPKTSSNAMSYDYITEYSYGVFESLNLIAPRLTGGANNEALEKDNAVYRYFTSIGANPQQAQDMSKQAPTYWGDQPIVAAPAYIGAVVFFLFVLGMFTEKRKLKYIFFVGALMALILSWGKNFAVVTNLFIDFVPMYNKFRAVSSIQVILEMCIPVLAVLGLYNFFKLDQKQQIDALKKSGFIAGGILVFLFAIKGTLSFTGLNDDYYRMAYGEVGPGFIRALIEERKAMYTSDLIRSFLLILATAAILFLFAKDKMKEMYALVIIGCLLVGDLVMVDRKYVNDESFVAARKMQEPFDITQADKQILNDPTHFRVFDTQGGLNSAKASYFHQSLGGYHAAKPRRIQQLADYQMSKNPMAVFNMMNVKYVIQADEEGRSVAMLNNEANGNAWFVSAVQKVTTPDQEMKALSDLNTKTTAVLNTNAFTQAVKDTYTVDSLASIKLVSYKANQLVYEAENTNEGLAVFSEVYYPQGWIAKVDGQEVPILAVDYVLRAIELPQGKHTVEFTFEPQVVKTGSRIALASTLLILLASAGAIGWSMKKKRKEE
- a CDS encoding DUF4834 family protein: MDIASFGSFLRTLVIIVVIYYAFKFAMRYLFPLFVYKMAKKVERNFQQQQQDFYQQNNRSTQEEPNYTNQSSEGKDKFPRSTKVVGEYIDFEEIEKK
- a CDS encoding rhodanese-like domain-containing protein translates to MKNIILTAILLMFSFFKVSAQEVKAKELVNPTTFESQIANKKVQLIDVRTPKEYKEGTILNAVNIDFLDESFSKNIKQLDKKQPVYIFCQSGKRSAVAAEKMQEAGFDVIELAGGYKAWKAEKD